The stretch of DNA TTAGACGGATTTTAATGGTGGTTGGCTTCGCCATGGCTCACGCCCTTTCGAAAATTAATTTTGAAATCGCCGTATATAGACCTTCGCGCGGCTGTCAACACTGTCCTGCGCTCTATCTGCGTAAAAACTGGTTAATCAAGCGGGCTGTCATTTGGGAAAGGGTCAGAGATAAAAGCCTTCCCTTGCTTGCGGATATAGGTCACGCGCGCAGGCGGGCGGGATTGGCTTAGGAAATCTCGCATGACCCGCAACATAGTTTCTGTGGCAGTATGGAGCGGAAGATTATCTATTTGGTCAAAAGTGAACCAACCAACATTTAACAGCTCGCGGCTATCGCTGACCGCGTCCAAATTCACATCTTGACATTCACGCGCGAAAAACCACGTATCAAATCGTTTATGACGGCGCGGCGGCGTCGTGGCGCGGCCCATGACCTCTATGCCGTTCAGATCTGGGGTCAGACCTGCATCATAAAACGCTTGCCAGCTTTCATGGCGGGGGTTGCGCGACATCTTTGTGCTGCGCCCCAGCATTAGGCCCGTTTCTTCCCATGTTTCGCGCACGGCTGCCAAAACGATTGCACGCGCTTGACGGGGCGAATTGGCCGCTTCTAGCACCGTTTCCGTACGCGGCGACAAATCACCCGTGTAAGGCACATAGCTATCCCCGCGGTCCACACGTCCGCCCGGAAAAACGTAAACATCAGGCATGAAATCATGCCGCCCCGCGCGTTGCCCCATCAAAATACGTGGATTATCGCGCTCGCCCTGCCACAGCAAAAGGGTTGCCGCCTTTTTCGGCTTCACCGCGCGCGGCAAAGCATCCCGTAATGCTTTTTCTTTCGCAGTAAGTTCGACGCGTTTAACGTTATATTTCATAGGATGAAGCTACCCATTAGGTCGTCGATTTTCCAGATGGTTTTTTGCCAGATTTACGTCTAGCCGCTTTATGCTTGGCACCTTTACTACGGTGTTTATTGGTGGGTTTACCACGGTAACCACCCCCCGAACGCGACCGCGCGCTGCGGCTTGGCGGCTTTCCAGCTTCGCCTTTGGAGACCATTTCAAACATCAAGCCACCCGTGATTGGATCCGCCTCTTTGAGGCGTACTTTCACACGGCGACCAAAGGCAAAGGTATCGCCGCTTTCTTCACCGACCAGTTTTTTAGCCTTTTCATCAAAATGAAAGCGCTCCCGGCCTAATGTGCGGATAGGCACAAGGCCGTCTGCTCCCGTATCGTCCAGTGTTAGGAACAATCCGAAATTGGTCACGCCAGAAATACGGGCGTGAAATTCAGCCCCAACATTCCCTTCCATATAGGCGGCAATATAACGGTCTTTAGCGTCACGTTCTGCCGCCATAGCGCGGCGCTCAGTCGTGCTGATATGCTCCCCTATTTCTTGCAGGCGTAGAGCTTCGCGCTCCGTTGTGCCGTCCTCGCCTAAATCAAAAGCCTTTATCAGCGCGCGGTGCACAACCAAATCGGCGTAACGCCGGATAGGCGAGGTAAAATGGGCGTAATAGCGTAAGTTCAGACCAAAATGCCCCCCCATATCAGCACCGTAATAAGCTTGGCTTTGACTGCGCAGTACGGCCATGCCGACGGTCTCAGACAGGTCATCTTTGGACGCTTTTTCTAGCAGCGTATTAAACCGCGCGGTGCTGGCTTTTTCACCAATCGCCCATTTCAGGCCCACAGCGGGGAGAAAGTCAGACAGGCTTTGCAGCCGTTCGCGCTCAGGCGGTTGGTGAATACGCACCAATGTGCTCATGCCTGCTCTGTCCAAAGCTTCTGCGGCGGCGACATTAGCATTGACCATAAATTCTTCGATAAGCTTATGTGCGTCATAACGTTCTTTGACGACAATAGATTCGACCCGCCCGTCTTTACCGATATTAATTTTGCGCTCTGGTAGTTCAATCGCAAGCGGTGCACGCGCCGCGCGCGCAATCTTAAGGGCTTGATAGGCGTCAAATATTTGGCCCAATATATCCATAACGGGCGCTGCTGCCTCACCCGGATTACCCATGAAACCTTCTTGGGCTTGGGCGTAAGTCAACCGTGCATGAGAGCGCATAAGCCCGCGCGTAAAATGATGGTCGATTTTAGTCCCGTCCGCGCGAATACGCATTTTGACGGCCATACAGGCGCGGTCTTCATGCGGGCGCAGAGAGCACATATCAGAAGACAATTCATGTGGCAGCATCGGCTCAACCCGGTCAGGCAGATAAACACTATTACCCTTTTTCTCGGCGTCAATATCAAGCGCACTGCCCGGCGTGACATAGGCCGCCACATCCGCAATCGCGACCCACAGCACAAAGCCGCCTTTATTTTTGGGGTCATCATCAGGGGAGGCATAAATCGCATCGTCAAAATCTTTGGCGTCAACAGGGTCAATTGTTATCAGCGGAATTTTGCGTAAATCTTCACGGTGCTTTGACAGGGTAGGCACAAACATCGATTTTGCCTCTTCCACGGCAGCATCTGAAAACCCTAGCGGGATATTATGAAAACGAAGGCTAATTAAAGATGCCGCTTTCGGATCGTCAGCAGAGCCTAGAAACTCAACAATCTCTGCGGTGCGGCCATAATGATCATCGCGTTTGCCGCGCGGACCGCTGCTCGCACGAAAGTAAACAAGCTGCGCCCCTTCTGTGCCGTCTGGCACACGTTTCACACGAAGCTCATCACGCGCGCGCTTATCCACGGGCTTTACCCGCCATCCGCGACCGCTTTCATAGAGGATACCCATATGCGTTGACGGGCCAGAACCAAGGCGCTTCATCACTACGGCAATATGCATATCGCCTTGGGTTTTAATGCGGCACAGCGCGCGGTCACCGATGCCTACTTGACCGCCAAGGCCTTTGGATTTTTTACCCCCGACGTGGCCTTCACGAATAATAAAATCAGAGGCATCGCCAGCGCCCATCCAGCGGTCAGGCTCCCCGATAAGGTCCCCTTCATCATCCACACGCACAGCCTTTATCACCATTACGCCCGGTAAGTCCCCCGCGACGCGGTAGGTCTTGTCCTTGGATAGGGATAGCACTTTATCCTCGACCATCGCGCGAAGCTCAGCCCGAAGCTCACGGCGATCATCCCCCTTGATGCCTAGCGCGCGAGCAATATCACGCCGGGTCATACGGTCTGGTTTGGATTTAATCAGCGCCGTGATTTGCGCACGGGCATCACTGTTATTGGCATTATCAGGGGTTTTTGTCATGACTGCGTTATAACGCGCTTTGCCCGCTATGATAGGGGCAATAGCGGGCGCGACCCGTGACTATAAGTCCAGCTCTGGCGCGGCATTATCAATGGGGGCTTCCTTGGGAAGGTAACAAGTCACGTGGGTCCCCTCGCCTTCCTCGGACTCAAGTTCGACCCAGCCGCCGTGGGCCTCGATAAAGCGCTGCACAAGGGCGAGGCCAAGGCCCGTGCCGCCGCGTGATGAACGGAAACTTTCAAAGACTTGAGGTTGGCGTTCTGAGGGGATGCCGACACCGTCATCTTTGACGTAAATACTGACGCCGCCGCCGTCAGCCTTCGCCCCGCCCAGCACAATCGTGCCGCCCGGTTTTGTGAAACGCAGCGCATTTGACAACAAATTATAGACCACTTGTTTCAGCCGTGTTTCATCGGCACGGATGATGCCAACATCGTCTGGACAGCTGAGCTTCAGTGCAATTTTTGTGTCTTCCGCTTTCGTACCAACATAGTCGAGCGCGTTATCCAGCATGGCGTAAACATTCACATCGCCCAGATCTAAATCGAGCACATTGGCGTCAATCGCGGCAATATCGAGGATGTCGTTAATGGTTTTTTCTAAATCCTCTGACGCGGTTTGAATGGCAAAAATATATTCTGATTGTTTGTCAGATAGCTCACCCGCCGCCCCACCTTGCAAAAAGTCGGCATAGCCCGAAATCGTGGTCAGTGGCGTCCGTAATTGATAGCTTACATGACCAACAAATTCAGATTTTAGACGGTCAGCTTGCTCTAGCGCTTCGGCACGTTCCAGCAGCGCCGCTTCGGCTTGACGGGCCCGGGTCACATCATCCCAAGCGATGAGCGTCGCTCCGTCTGGTAGCGGCCTTGATAACCATGTCAGAACACTACCATCAGAGCGGCGGATTTCACCGTCAACATGGCGGCGCACTTGCGGGTCAGGGTCCGTGGTGCGCGCCTTCATTTCTGACCAAAAGGCCTTGTCATGATAAAGCGGCAGACAATCCTCTGTGATGTCATGAAAACGCGGATTATGGCCCAGCGTGTCATTGTCTAAATTCCACATTTGCGCAAATGCGGCATTGAAAATTTTCAGTCGTCCGTCGGTTCCAAAAACAGCAATACCCTCAGAAAGCTTATCAAGCGTTGTTTTTTGCACATTAATCAACGTACCCAGCTGCCCCTGCAAAGTTACCGTTTGGGTAATATCAGAGAACAGCAAACTAATTCCGCCGCGCGGGTCACGCAGCCTTGCTAGACGTAGCGTTTTACCATTGGGTAGCGACCAAATTTCTGGCGGCATTTCGTCTGGCCAATCAGTGTAAAGCGATAACTCACCCGCTTTCCATCCTGCAAAATCACTTTGTTCAGGCAACAGTCGGCGCTCACGAATACTATCAAGCCATTCGGAATGACCGGGGCGGTCGTTAAACCAATTATCATCAAGTTTAAACAACTTCGCAAAAGCCGTATTGTGAAAGGACATGCGCTTATCCGCGCCAAAAATCACAATGGCTTCTTCCATTGTATTTAAAAGCTCGTCATGGGAGCGAATATGACGGGTCAGCAATTCGCGGAGCTTATCCGCTTCGGATGCGTCCATCGCAATACCCGCCGCACCACCAGAGACGGGAAAGACGGACACATTGACCGCTTTGCGCGTCCCGTTAATAACAATAGGGCGAATATTTTCTGACCCCTCACCCGAATTAAGACAGGCCATTAATTGATCTTTGGCTTGGTCGTCCAAATGAGTTTGCGCGTCTATCACGGTATCAAG from Fretibacter rubidus encodes:
- the rnr gene encoding ribonuclease R translates to MTKTPDNANNSDARAQITALIKSKPDRMTRRDIARALGIKGDDRRELRAELRAMVEDKVLSLSKDKTYRVAGDLPGVMVIKAVRVDDEGDLIGEPDRWMGAGDASDFIIREGHVGGKKSKGLGGQVGIGDRALCRIKTQGDMHIAVVMKRLGSGPSTHMGILYESGRGWRVKPVDKRARDELRVKRVPDGTEGAQLVYFRASSGPRGKRDDHYGRTAEIVEFLGSADDPKAASLISLRFHNIPLGFSDAAVEEAKSMFVPTLSKHREDLRKIPLITIDPVDAKDFDDAIYASPDDDPKNKGGFVLWVAIADVAAYVTPGSALDIDAEKKGNSVYLPDRVEPMLPHELSSDMCSLRPHEDRACMAVKMRIRADGTKIDHHFTRGLMRSHARLTYAQAQEGFMGNPGEAAAPVMDILGQIFDAYQALKIARAARAPLAIELPERKINIGKDGRVESIVVKERYDAHKLIEEFMVNANVAAAEALDRAGMSTLVRIHQPPERERLQSLSDFLPAVGLKWAIGEKASTARFNTLLEKASKDDLSETVGMAVLRSQSQAYYGADMGGHFGLNLRYYAHFTSPIRRYADLVVHRALIKAFDLGEDGTTEREALRLQEIGEHISTTERRAMAAERDAKDRYIAAYMEGNVGAEFHARISGVTNFGLFLTLDDTGADGLVPIRTLGRERFHFDEKAKKLVGEESGDTFAFGRRVKVRLKEADPITGGLMFEMVSKGEAGKPPSRSARSRSGGGYRGKPTNKHRSKGAKHKAARRKSGKKPSGKSTT
- a CDS encoding NUDIX domain-containing protein; translation: MKYNVKRVELTAKEKALRDALPRAVKPKKAATLLLWQGERDNPRILMGQRAGRHDFMPDVYVFPGGRVDRGDSYVPYTGDLSPRTETVLEAANSPRQARAIVLAAVRETWEETGLMLGRSTKMSRNPRHESWQAFYDAGLTPDLNGIEVMGRATTPPRRHKRFDTWFFARECQDVNLDAVSDSRELLNVGWFTFDQIDNLPLHTATETMLRVMRDFLSQSRPPARVTYIRKQGKAFISDPFPNDSPLD
- a CDS encoding ATP-binding protein, with protein sequence MPSLSTDVTLIAVTAGCVLLAISALIYAARVRLASAGGERSRWKRRATDLDQRLASMDSVFSSYPGLILVWDESIAQSRLDQKSSDWGDPRMYGSPAALASVARFAEIGKQKGFATRILDSLADMDTIGEVEPPLTLRANLTNLRTSGRPFSVSIVLPGGNVIEADGRPAGRQVVLWLEDASIRGEDERTAINRFETHRLTAKADPIAFVEMMSRAPFPLWRMSGTGTITWVNDAYIEAVGGETLDTVIDAQTHLDDQAKDQLMACLNSGEGSENIRPIVINGTRKAVNVSVFPVSGGAAGIAMDASEADKLRELLTRHIRSHDELLNTMEEAIVIFGADKRMSFHNTAFAKLFKLDDNWFNDRPGHSEWLDSIRERRLLPEQSDFAGWKAGELSLYTDWPDEMPPEIWSLPNGKTLRLARLRDPRGGISLLFSDITQTVTLQGQLGTLINVQKTTLDKLSEGIAVFGTDGRLKIFNAAFAQMWNLDNDTLGHNPRFHDITEDCLPLYHDKAFWSEMKARTTDPDPQVRRHVDGEIRRSDGSVLTWLSRPLPDGATLIAWDDVTRARQAEAALLERAEALEQADRLKSEFVGHVSYQLRTPLTTISGYADFLQGGAAGELSDKQSEYIFAIQTASEDLEKTINDILDIAAIDANVLDLDLGDVNVYAMLDNALDYVGTKAEDTKIALKLSCPDDVGIIRADETRLKQVVYNLLSNALRFTKPGGTIVLGGAKADGGGVSIYVKDDGVGIPSERQPQVFESFRSSRGGTGLGLALVQRFIEAHGGWVELESEEGEGTHVTCYLPKEAPIDNAAPELDL